CGTGAGGCGGACCGCGGAGTCGGTGGTGTTGACCGACTGGCCGCCGGGACCGCCGGAGCGGAAGACGTCGACGCGCAGGTCGTTCTCGTCGACCTCGATCTCGTCGGTCTGCTCGAGCACCGGCACGACCTCGACCGCGGCGAACGACGTCTGGCGGCGGCCCTGGTTGTCGAACGGGCTGATCCGCACCAGGCGGTGGGTGCCTGCCTCGACCGAGAGGGTGCCGTAGGCGTAGGGCGCGTGGATCGCGAACTCGGCGGACTTGATGCCCGCCTCCTCGGCGTAGGACACGTCGTAGACCTCGACGCCGTACTTGTGCTGCTCGGCCCAGCGCGTGTACATCCGCATCAGCATCTCGGCGAAGTCGGCGGCGTCGACACCACCGGCGCCCGAGCGGATCGTCACGATCGCCTCACGCTCGTCGTACTCCCCCGACAGCAGGGTGCGGATCTCGAGCGACTCGACCGACTTCTTGATCCGGGTGAGCTCGGCCTCGGAGTCGGCGAGCGTGTCGGCGTCGCCCTCCTCTTGGGCCATCTCGACCATCAGCCCGAGGTCCTCGATGCGGGTCTCGAGCCCGGTGAAGCGGTCCATCTCGCCCTGCAGCGCGGAGAGGCGCCCGGTGATCCGGGTGGCGCTCTCGACGTCGTCCCAGAGGTCGGGTGCGGCGACCTGCTCGCCCAGGTCGGCGATCTCGCCGCGCATCTTGTCCAGGTCGAGGACCTGACCGATGGTCTTCATGGTCGCCTGGAGCTGCTTGATCTCTTGGTCGAAGTCGATGCCTGCCACAGGAGCCAACACTACGGCCAACACCCCGGCGGGGCCTGATCACGGGTGGCGGTCGCGGGCGGTCAGGGCGTGCAGAGCCGCTGCACGTCGACCCGGAAGGCGGAACAGCGGTCCGCGCGGCGCCCGGCCGGACGTCCCGAGCACGCGGTCCGTCCGGCGCATCATGAAGGCAGTTCGACGCGCGTGGGGCCCAGCCGAGCGTGGACACCCGGCACGTGAGCGCGAACTGCCTTCATGGTGCCCGACCGCCCAGCCCCGGGACGAGCAACGGCGGGCACCCCCGGGCCTGTGATTCCCGGTGGTGCCCGCCGTTGCGGACCGTGTGTCGTGCCGTGACCCGAGGGTCAGCGGGTGCAGAGGACCTCGGGGGTGGCGACCGCGGCCGTGGCGGCCGTGGGGGCCGTGGCGGGAGCGGTGGCCGTGGCGTCGATCTTCAGGCGGAACGCGTCGGTGATGTCGACGGTCTCGTCGGCGAAGATGGTGCCGACCGCGAGCGCCTTGTTGGCGACGACGGTGCCGTCGGCGCTCACCGTGACCGCACCGGTGGCGCCGGTGGCGGACTCGTCGGTGAGCGCGTAGGTCGCGCGCAGCTGGATGCACTTGCGGCCCAGCGTGTACTCGATGGTCGACGCGGTGTTCGCGGTCGAGGTGAAGAGGCTGGCGCCGTAGAACTGGGCACCGATGTTCACGCCACCGGGGGTGATGTTCGTGTTCGGGCCGGCCGTGCGGTAGGCGAGGTTCTCCCAGCGGTAGACCTCGACCTGGACCGGCTTGCTGAAGCCCTTCTTGATGCCGTTCGAGCCGGGCTTGAGCACGCGGTACTCGCGCGAGCCGGGGGTCGTCGGCTTGTCGGTGAGCTTGTAGGTGCCGTTCTTCTTGATCTTCGCGGAGCCGGTGACGGTCCACTTCTTCTTGTTGCCCACGCGCTGCTGGAGGATGACCTTCTGGCCCTTGGCCTTCGGCGTCACGCGGCCCTTGACCTTGACCGTGTCCTCCTTGGCGATGGCGACGTCCGTGTTGACCTTCGCGGTCACGGAGTACGTCTTCGCCGCCTTCGCGTGCACGCTCGGCGCCGCGGTGCTGGACGCCGCGAGGGCGAGGGGGCTGAGGGCGAGGGCCGCGGTCGCGGCCCAGGTGATCGTGCGGTTCATGAGGAAGTCCCCGTCGTCGTGTGGTCGGCCTCGTCGAGGCCCGTACGGACAGGGAGACTATGCGCGAAGGTAAAAAGTTGCGGGACCGACCCACCTATCGCAGGAGGGCTCCACCGTGCGGCGGCACGACCACGGTCCCGCCGTCCAGCTCGACCCCCGACGGGGTCTCGAACAGCACCTCCGTCGCGTCCACGTCGAGCGTCACCTCGGTCTCCCCGACGTTGACGACGACGAGCAGGTCGCCGCGCCGCATGGTGAACAGCCGGCCCTCGACGCTGCAGGAGACCTCGTCGAAGGACGGGTCGGTGAGCTGCGGCAGCTCGCGCCGCAGCCGGCCGAGCCGGCGGTAGCAGTCGAGGACGACGGCGTGCCGGCCCGTCGAGCGCTCGTCCCAGTCGAGCCGCGAGCGGTGGAACGTGTCGGGGTCCTGCGGGTCGAGCACGTCGTCGGGGTCCCAGCCCATCTGCTCGAACTCCGCGATCCGCCCCTCGGCGGTGGCCTTCCCGAGCTCGGGCTCGGGGTGGGAGGTGAAGAACGCGAACGGCGTCGACGCGGCCCACTCCTCCCCCATGAACAGCATCGGCGTGAACGGGCCGGCGAGGGTGAGCAGCGCCGCGCAGGCGAGCTGGTCGTCGTCGAGGTGCTCGGCCAGCCGGTCACCGCGGGCGCGGTTGCCGACCTGGTCGTGGTTCTGGTTGGCGACCACGAGCCGCCACGTCGGCATCCGGGCGGTGTCGACCGGGCGCCCGTGGTCGCGGCCACGGAACGAGGAGAACGTGCCGTCGTGGAAGAACCCCTTCTCGCACACCTTGGCCAGCGCCTCGAGCGGCTCGAAGTCGGCGTAGTAGCCGGTCGTCTCCCCGCTGAGCGCGACGTGGACCGCGTGGTGGAAGTCGTCGCTCCACTGCGCGTCGAGGCCGCGACCCCCGCCCTCGCGGGGCGTGACCATGCGCGCGTCGTTGAGGTCGGACTCGGCGATCAGGGTCAGCGGACGGCGCAGGTGGGCGGACAGCGCGGCCGTCTCGATCGCCATCTCCTCCAGCAGGTGGACCTCGGAGGTGTCGCTGAGCGCGTGCACGGCGTCGAGGCGCAGCGCGTCGACGTGGTAGTCCTCGAACCACATCCGCACGTTGTCGAGGACGTAGCGGCGCACCTCCGCCGACCCCTCGCCGTCGAGGTTGACCAGGTCGCCCCAGGTGTTGCGGCCGTCCTTGAGGTACGGCCCGAACAGCGGGAGGTAGTTGCCCGACGGGCCGAGGTGGTTGTGCACGACGTCCTGCACGACGCCGAGGCCCCGGGCGTGGCAGGCGTCGACGAAGCGCCGGTAGGCGTCCGGACCGCCGTAGGGCTCGGCGACGGCGAACCACGCCACGCCGTCGTAGCCCCAGTTGTGGGTGCCGTTGAACGCGTTGACCGGCATCACCTCGACGAGGTCGACGCCGAGGTCGACGAGGTGGTCGAGCCGCTCGATCGCGTGGTCGAGGGTGCCGCCCGGGGTGAAGGTCCCGACGTGGAGCTCGTAGACCACCGAGCCTGCGAGCTGGCGGCCGGTCCACCCGGCGTCCTGCCATTCGTACGTCGTGCGGTCCCGCCGCGACAGCTCGTGCACGCCGCCCGGCTGCCGCCGCGAGCGCGGGTCCGGCCGCGGATCCGGGTCGTCGTCGAGGAGGTAGCCGTAGTCGACGTAGTCGTGATCGGCAGCGGCCGGGAGCGGCTCGGCGGGGCTCCACCAGTCGTCGTCCCCGCGCTGCATCTCGATGACCGTGCCGCCGGCGTTGTCGCCGCAGAGCAGCCGCACCCGCTGCGGGCGCGGCGCCCAGACGTCGAAGGGTCCGCGCGTCACGAGTCCCTCCTCACGAGCAGGGCGACCGGGTGGGCGGCGAGCAGGTCGGCGAGCCGGCCGTCGGTGTCGAGGCCGGTGAGCAGGTCGTGCCACCGGCCCTCGGGGAGGTCGAGGGTGGTGTCGCCCCAGCCGCCGGCGGCGGCGAGGCCGACCGGGAGCCGGGTCGCGACGGCGATCGCGCCGCCGCGGTCGAACGCCACGACGTGCCCGGCCCTGTCGCCGGTGGCCTCGACGGGCGCGTAGCCGGTGAACAGCTCCGGCCGCTCGCGGCGCAGGGTCAGCGCCGTGCAGGTGACGTGGAGCTTGGTGGCCGCGTCGTCCTCGTCCGTGCCGGCGAGCACCGCGGCCCGGTGGTCGAAGTCGACCGGGCGCCGGTTGTCGGGGTCGACGAGCGAGGTCTCCCACAGCTCGCTGCCCTGGTAGACGTCGGGCACGCCCGGCATGGTGATCGCGACCAGCTTGGCCGCGAGCGAGTTGGCCTGGGCCGGGGCGTCGATCCGTGCGGCGAGGTCGGTCAGCACCGCGCGCACCTCGTCGGAGTCGAAGACGGCGTCGACCGCGGCGTGCACAGCCGACTCGTACGCCTCGTCCGGCTCGGTCCAGGTGGTGCGGTCGCCGGCCTCGCGCATCGCCTTCTCGGCGTAGCCGTGCAGCCGCTCGCGCAGGTCGTCCGCGTGGTCGGGGGTCCATGCGCCGAGGACGGCCTGCCACAGCAGCGACCCGAAGCCGGGATCGGGGACCGGCGCGAGCCGCAGCAGCTCCTCGAGCGCCCGCTCCCAGTGGCCGGGCTCCTCGGCGAGCACGGTGATCCGGGCGCGGACGTCCTCGCCGCGCTTGGTGTCGTGGGTGGAGAGCGTGACCATCGCGTCGGGCCAGTCGCGCTGGCGGTCGGCCATCGCGACGTGGAAGGCGTCGACGTCGACCGCGAAGACCGACGGGTCGGCGCCGACCTCGTTGAGCGAGGTGAGCCGCGACCAGCGGTAGAAGGAGCAGTCCTCGACGCCCTTGGCCATCACCATGCCGGAGGTCTGCTGGAAGCGCCGCGCGGGCTGGCCCCACTCGTCGTGCAGCACCGGCTCGAGCACGGCGAGGGTGTCCGAGAGGTCGGGTCGCTGCTCGCGGGCGAGGGCGAACGCCTCCTCGAGGTGGGCGCGGCCCTCGGGGAGGTAGGAGCGGTAGACCGGGAAGCAGGCGAGCAGCTCGGCGACCGCGTCGGCGACGGCGTCCTCGTCGGGGGCGTCGTCGCCGAGGTGGGTGGTGACCTCGCGGGTGATCCGCAGGACCTCGGAGTGCAGGATGCCGTCGGCGACGGCGCGCTTGTTGTCGTGCACCATCTGCGCCCAGTCGACCGGGGCACCGCGGAGCCGGTCCTCGAGCGCGGTCAGCGGCGCCTCCCCGGCCGGGTCAGTGAGCACCCGGTCGATGAGCGCGAGGGCGTCGTAGCCGGTGGTGCCGGCGGTCGCCCACTCGGCCGGCAGGCGCTCGCCGGGCTCGAGGATCTTCTCGACCAGGACGTACGCCCCGCCGGTGAGCGCGGCGAGGTCGTCGAGGTAGCGCTTCGGGTCGCGCAGGCCGTCGGGGTGGTCGACCCGCAGGCCGTCGACGAGGCCCTCGTCGAACCAGCGCTTCACCTCGACGTGGGTCTGGGCGAAGACCTCGGGGTCCTCGACCCGCACCGCGGCGAGGGTGTTGACCGCGAAGAAGCGGCGGTAGTTGAGGTCGTCGTCGGCGGCGCGCCAGCTGACCAGCTCGTAGTGCTGCTCCTCGAGGGTGCTCGTGCCGGGCGCGAGCGGGAAGCGCTGGTCGTGGTAGCGGACCTCGCCCTTGTCGGTCCCGGGCCGCACGACCCGGATCGCGTCCTCGTCGTCGTCGCCGATGACGGGGATCAGGATCCGGCCGTCGCCGGCCGCCCAGTCGACGTCGAACGCGCTGGCGTGCTCGGAGGCGCGGCCGAGCCGCAGCACGTCCCACCACCACGGGTCCTCGCTCGGGGTGGCGACGCCGACGTGGTTGGGGACGATGTCGACGAGGACGCCCATCCCCAGGCGCCGCGCCTCGGCGGAGAGCGCCGCGAGGCCCTCCTCTCCCCCGCGCTCGGGGTCGACGTGGTCGAAGGCGACGACGTCGTAGCCGTGGGTGCTGCCCGGCTCGGAGGCCAGCAGCGGCGAGAGGTAGACCCAGTCGACGCCGAGGTCGTGGAGGTAGGGCAGGACCCGCGCGGCGTCGTGCAGCGTGAAGTCGGGGCTGACCTGGAGGCGGTAGGTGCTGTGCGGCGTACGACGTCCGGGTGCGGTCACGGCGCCTCGGTTCCCGTCGGGGAGCTCAACGATGCGGACACCGACTTGTCGGTCTCCTCCGTGACGGTCTCGACGTGCTCGCGCAGCACCAGCGTGGACCGCTCGCCCAGCGGCAGCGTGGAGCCGGCCGGGCAGGTGCCGCGGTCGTCGGCGACGCCGCCGGTGTCGATGAGGACGTCCCACGCCTCGGCGTACGCGGCCGGCGGGAGGGTCACCTCGCGGTCGCCGTCGGCGTTGAAGAAGAGCAGGAAGTGGTCGTCGGTGATCGGCTTGCCGCGGGAGTCGCGGGTGTTGATCGCGTCGCCGTTGAGGTACATCCCGAGCGACTTCTGGCCGCTGTCCCAGTCGCCCTCCTCCATCGGCCGGCCGTCGGGGTGCAGCCAGACGATGTCGTCGAGGCCGTTCTCGTCGGCCTGGCCGGTGAAGAACTGCCGCCGCCGGAAGGTGCGGTGCTCGCGGCGCAGCCGGGACACGGCTGCGGTGAACTCGATGAGCCCCTGGTCGGCCTGGTCCCAGTGCACCCAGGTCAGCTCGTTGTCCTGGGCGTAGCCGTTGTTGTTGCCGTCCTGGGTGCGGCCGAGCTCGTCGCCGTGCAGCAGCATCGGGACGCCCTGGCTGAGCAGGAGGGTGGTGATGAAGTTGCGCTGCTCGCGCGAGCGCAGCGCGTTGACGTGCTCGTCGTCGGTCGGGCCCTCCACGCCGTGGTTCCACGAGCGGTTGTGGCCCTCGCCGTCGTTGTTGTCCTCGCCGTTGGCCTCGTTGTGCTTCTCGTTGTAGGACACGAGGTCGCGCAGGGTGAAGCCGTCGTGCGCGGTGACGAAGTTGATGCTGGCGAACGGGCGGCGACCGGAGTTCTCGTAGAGGTCGGACGACCCGGCGACGCGGGAGGCGAACTCGCCGAGCGCCGGCTCGCCGCGCCAGAAGTCGCGGACGGTGTCGCGGTACGCGCCGTTCCACTCCGTCCACTGGGGCGGGAAGCCGCCGACCTGGTAGCCGCCGGGGCCGATGTCCCAGGGCTCGGCGATCAGCTTGACCTGGCTGACCACCGGGTCCTGCTGGACGAGCTCGAAGAAGGTGGACAGCTTGTCGACGTCGTAGAACTCGCGGGCGAGCGTGGAGGCGAGGTCGAAGCGGAAGCCGTCGACGTGCATCTCCGTCACCCAGTAGCGCAGCGAGTCCATGATCAGCTGCAGCGAGTGCGGGTGGCGGACGTTGAGGGAGTTCCCGGTGCCGGTGTAGTCCATGTAGTACTGCAGGTCGTCCTCGACGAGGCGGTAGTACGCGACGTTGTCGATGCCCTTCATCGACAGCGTCGGGCCGAGGTGGTTGCCCTCGGCGGTGTGGTTGTAGACCACGTCGAGGATGACCTCGATGCCCGCGGCGTGGAGCGCCTTGACCATCGCCTTGAACTCCTGGACCTGCTGGCCCAGGCCGGTCGTGGCGGCGTAGGACTCCTGCGGGGCGAAGAAGCCGATGGTGTTGTAGCCCCAGTAGTTGCGCAGGCCCTTCTGCACCAGCGCGTCGTCCTGGACGAACTGGTGGACCGGCATCAGCTCGATCGCGGTCACCCCGAGCTTGGTGAGGTGCTCGACGACGGCCGGGTGGGCGATGCCGGCGTAGGTGCCGCGCAGGTTCTCCGGGACGTCGGGGTGGAGCTGGGTGAGGCCCTTGACGTGCGCCTCGTAGACGAGGGTCTCGTGGTAGGGCGTGCGCGGTCGGCTCTCGCCCTCCCAGTCGAAGAACGGGTTGATGACGACGCCGAGCATCACGTGCGGCAGCGAGTCGTCGTCG
Above is a genomic segment from Nocardioides okcheonensis containing:
- the glgX gene encoding glycogen debranching protein GlgX: MTETWPGSAYPLGATYDGSGTNFALFSEVAERVELCLIDEGKDGTRTETRVELTEVDAFVWHAYLPGVQPGQRYGFRVHGPWDPEKGLRCNPAKLLLDPYAKATVGEYEWDRSVFSYDFDDPEATNDDDSLPHVMLGVVINPFFDWEGESRPRTPYHETLVYEAHVKGLTQLHPDVPENLRGTYAGIAHPAVVEHLTKLGVTAIELMPVHQFVQDDALVQKGLRNYWGYNTIGFFAPQESYAATTGLGQQVQEFKAMVKALHAAGIEVILDVVYNHTAEGNHLGPTLSMKGIDNVAYYRLVEDDLQYYMDYTGTGNSLNVRHPHSLQLIMDSLRYWVTEMHVDGFRFDLASTLAREFYDVDKLSTFFELVQQDPVVSQVKLIAEPWDIGPGGYQVGGFPPQWTEWNGAYRDTVRDFWRGEPALGEFASRVAGSSDLYENSGRRPFASINFVTAHDGFTLRDLVSYNEKHNEANGEDNNDGEGHNRSWNHGVEGPTDDEHVNALRSREQRNFITTLLLSQGVPMLLHGDELGRTQDGNNNGYAQDNELTWVHWDQADQGLIEFTAAVSRLRREHRTFRRRQFFTGQADENGLDDIVWLHPDGRPMEEGDWDSGQKSLGMYLNGDAINTRDSRGKPITDDHFLLFFNADGDREVTLPPAAYAEAWDVLIDTGGVADDRGTCPAGSTLPLGERSTLVLREHVETVTEETDKSVSASLSSPTGTEAP
- a CDS encoding NPCBM/NEW2 domain-containing protein, giving the protein MNRTITWAATAALALSPLALAASSTAAPSVHAKAAKTYSVTAKVNTDVAIAKEDTVKVKGRVTPKAKGQKVILQQRVGNKKKWTVTGSAKIKKNGTYKLTDKPTTPGSREYRVLKPGSNGIKKGFSKPVQVEVYRWENLAYRTAGPNTNITPGGVNIGAQFYGASLFTSTANTASTIEYTLGRKCIQLRATYALTDESATGATGAVTVSADGTVVANKALAVGTIFADETVDITDAFRLKIDATATAPATAPTAATAAVATPEVLCTR
- the prfB gene encoding peptide chain release factor 2 — its product is MAGIDFDQEIKQLQATMKTIGQVLDLDKMRGEIADLGEQVAAPDLWDDVESATRITGRLSALQGEMDRFTGLETRIEDLGLMVEMAQEEGDADTLADSEAELTRIKKSVESLEIRTLLSGEYDEREAIVTIRSGAGGVDAADFAEMLMRMYTRWAEQHKYGVEVYDVSYAEEAGIKSAEFAIHAPYAYGTLSVEAGTHRLVRISPFDNQGRRQTSFAAVEVVPVLEQTDEIEVDENDLRVDVFRSGGPGGQSVNTTDSAVRLTHIPTGIVVSCQNEKSQLQNKASAMVVLKAKLLAKQKAEEAALKKELKGDVAASWGDQMRNYVLNPYQIVKDLRTGFESGNPSAVFDGDLDDFMEAGIRWRRGAEKVEA
- the treY gene encoding malto-oligosyltrehalose synthase; protein product: MTAPGRRTPHSTYRLQVSPDFTLHDAARVLPYLHDLGVDWVYLSPLLASEPGSTHGYDVVAFDHVDPERGGEEGLAALSAEARRLGMGVLVDIVPNHVGVATPSEDPWWWDVLRLGRASEHASAFDVDWAAGDGRILIPVIGDDDEDAIRVVRPGTDKGEVRYHDQRFPLAPGTSTLEEQHYELVSWRAADDDLNYRRFFAVNTLAAVRVEDPEVFAQTHVEVKRWFDEGLVDGLRVDHPDGLRDPKRYLDDLAALTGGAYVLVEKILEPGERLPAEWATAGTTGYDALALIDRVLTDPAGEAPLTALEDRLRGAPVDWAQMVHDNKRAVADGILHSEVLRITREVTTHLGDDAPDEDAVADAVAELLACFPVYRSYLPEGRAHLEEAFALAREQRPDLSDTLAVLEPVLHDEWGQPARRFQQTSGMVMAKGVEDCSFYRWSRLTSLNEVGADPSVFAVDVDAFHVAMADRQRDWPDAMVTLSTHDTKRGEDVRARITVLAEEPGHWERALEELLRLAPVPDPGFGSLLWQAVLGAWTPDHADDLRERLHGYAEKAMREAGDRTTWTEPDEAYESAVHAAVDAVFDSDEVRAVLTDLAARIDAPAQANSLAAKLVAITMPGVPDVYQGSELWETSLVDPDNRRPVDFDHRAAVLAGTDEDDAATKLHVTCTALTLRRERPELFTGYAPVEATGDRAGHVVAFDRGGAIAVATRLPVGLAAAGGWGDTTLDLPEGRWHDLLTGLDTDGRLADLLAAHPVALLVRRDS
- the treZ gene encoding malto-oligosyltrehalose trehalohydrolase; amino-acid sequence: MTRGPFDVWAPRPQRVRLLCGDNAGGTVIEMQRGDDDWWSPAEPLPAAADHDYVDYGYLLDDDPDPRPDPRSRRQPGGVHELSRRDRTTYEWQDAGWTGRQLAGSVVYELHVGTFTPGGTLDHAIERLDHLVDLGVDLVEVMPVNAFNGTHNWGYDGVAWFAVAEPYGGPDAYRRFVDACHARGLGVVQDVVHNHLGPSGNYLPLFGPYLKDGRNTWGDLVNLDGEGSAEVRRYVLDNVRMWFEDYHVDALRLDAVHALSDTSEVHLLEEMAIETAALSAHLRRPLTLIAESDLNDARMVTPREGGGRGLDAQWSDDFHHAVHVALSGETTGYYADFEPLEALAKVCEKGFFHDGTFSSFRGRDHGRPVDTARMPTWRLVVANQNHDQVGNRARGDRLAEHLDDDQLACAALLTLAGPFTPMLFMGEEWAASTPFAFFTSHPEPELGKATAEGRIAEFEQMGWDPDDVLDPQDPDTFHRSRLDWDERSTGRHAVVLDCYRRLGRLRRELPQLTDPSFDEVSCSVEGRLFTMRRGDLLVVVNVGETEVTLDVDATEVLFETPSGVELDGGTVVVPPHGGALLR